From a single Anaerolineales bacterium genomic region:
- a CDS encoding AMP-binding protein has product MTTLPNLLQGNYQEVPDKTSIILQHAGQDDKPLTYRDLIRGANRYALTYTREGIQPGEVVILIMQHGEDLVYAFWGAILHGAIPSIMPFLTEKLAPEKYRADLASLISITKPTTIVTYPEFEAEVRGALTEGDSVRHVILTNGIEAEAEPNFESLQGFKSAPEDIVVLQHSSGTTGLQKGVALSHRAVLNQMNAYGSAIKLDPVHDVIVSWLPLYHDMGFIACFLMPVLMRIPLVNMSPFDWVRAPYRLHQAVSQYKGTLTWLPNFAYNFCAHKIRERNLEGVDLSSWRAIINCSEPVHVESHDLFHEKFSAYGLKKSALQTCYAMAENVFAVTQSPLDGTPVVDVIDRETFMTKRLATPPQPVSPTLTMTSSGHPLPNTRIRIVDEAFNDLPDRSVGEIAVQSDCMLTEYFNRPDATEAAIKNGWYLTGDYGYVADGELYVSGRKKDLIIVGGKNVYPQDLETLASEVKGVHAGRTVAFGMYDEEEGTEEVVIIAEAESTSPSEMEAIADAIRKHVTKSSAIALRHVKVVDDKWIIKTSSGKTARSANKEKFLKEFETR; this is encoded by the coding sequence GGCATCCAGCCCGGCGAAGTGGTCATCCTCATCATGCAACATGGTGAAGACCTCGTCTATGCGTTCTGGGGCGCGATTCTCCATGGCGCGATTCCTTCCATCATGCCGTTCCTGACAGAGAAACTCGCGCCCGAAAAATATCGCGCCGACCTTGCTTCGCTCATCTCCATCACCAAGCCGACCACCATCGTCACCTATCCCGAATTTGAAGCGGAAGTGCGCGGCGCGCTCACCGAAGGCGACTCCGTCCGCCATGTGATTCTCACGAATGGCATCGAAGCCGAAGCCGAACCCAATTTTGAATCGCTGCAAGGGTTCAAATCAGCGCCCGAAGACATCGTCGTCTTGCAACATTCATCGGGCACGACGGGCCTGCAAAAAGGCGTGGCGCTTTCGCATCGCGCGGTGCTCAATCAAATGAATGCGTATGGCAGTGCTATAAAACTCGACCCTGTGCATGATGTCATCGTTTCGTGGCTGCCGCTCTATCACGACATGGGGTTCATCGCCTGCTTCCTCATGCCCGTGCTCATGCGCATCCCGCTCGTCAACATGTCACCGTTCGATTGGGTGCGCGCGCCTTACCGCCTGCATCAAGCCGTCTCGCAATACAAAGGCACGCTTACCTGGCTGCCCAACTTCGCCTACAACTTCTGCGCCCACAAGATCCGCGAGCGCAACCTCGAAGGCGTTGACCTCTCTTCGTGGCGGGCAATCATCAACTGCTCCGAGCCTGTCCATGTGGAAAGCCATGACCTCTTCCATGAAAAATTTTCAGCATACGGTTTGAAGAAGTCCGCGCTGCAAACGTGTTACGCGATGGCGGAGAATGTCTTTGCCGTGACTCAAAGTCCGCTGGATGGAACGCCCGTGGTGGATGTGATCGACCGTGAGACATTTATGACGAAGCGCCTCGCGACTCCGCCCCAGCCTGTTTCGCCGACCCTGACCATGACCTCGTCCGGGCATCCGCTGCCCAACACCCGCATCCGCATCGTGGACGAAGCCTTCAACGACCTGCCTGACCGCAGTGTGGGTGAGATCGCTGTGCAAAGCGACTGTATGCTGACCGAATACTTCAACCGTCCCGATGCCACCGAAGCGGCAATCAAAAACGGCTGGTATCTGACAGGTGACTACGGCTACGTCGCAGATGGCGAGTTATACGTCTCCGGGCGCAAGAAAGATTTGATCATCGTTGGCGGGAAGAACGTGTACCCGCAGGATTTGGAGACGCTTGCAAGCGAAGTAAAAGGCGTCCACGCGGGGCGGACGGTGGCATTCGGCATGTATGACGAAGAGGAAGGGACCGAGGAGGTGGTCATCATCGCCGAAGCAGAATCAACTTCCCCGTCGGAGATGGAGGCGATAGCGGATGCCATCCGCAAGCACGTCACCAAGAGTTCCGCCATCGCCCTGCGCCACGTCAAAGTGGTGGACGATAAATGGATCATCAAAACATCGAGCGGCAAGACGGCAAGGTCTGCGAACAAAGAGAAGTTCTTGAAGGAATTCGAGACAAGGTAA
- a CDS encoding M23 family metallopeptidase, translated as MEQSLNEEKTPSKLWNVVRWIPFGLMVLSALVLIGMMLTGGMVKITGWYLMQLVPPILGGVTLITIVIYAIIRRRMSKAWIATGMASLLSLSPLILWFSPVAYPASLEKTNPAVTIRLPTDVPLRVAWGGDSIKTNYHAAAPDQRWAYDLVVEPYFSGSANLEDYGCYGVPVVAPIDGLVISAHDGEPDEVPGILSNNFTAPTGNHVMIRIEETGTYLVIAHLKNGSVAVRTGDTVEEGQTIGECGNSGNTSEPHIHIHHQRQDPTEFPLNFAEGLPLYFRDHDGPPMPVGGFRIEEETIIIAEGDIVQHKGR; from the coding sequence ATGGAACAATCTTTGAACGAAGAAAAGACACCTTCCAAACTCTGGAATGTAGTGCGCTGGATACCGTTTGGACTGATGGTGTTATCCGCGCTGGTGTTGATCGGCATGATGCTGACAGGCGGCATGGTGAAGATCACCGGCTGGTATTTGATGCAGTTGGTTCCCCCGATATTGGGCGGTGTCACGCTCATCACAATTGTGATCTATGCCATTATTCGCCGCCGCATGAGCAAGGCATGGATCGCAACCGGAATGGCATCGCTCCTGAGCCTGTCCCCATTGATCTTGTGGTTTTCGCCAGTTGCTTATCCCGCTTCCCTTGAAAAGACAAACCCCGCCGTCACGATCCGCCTGCCCACAGATGTTCCCCTGCGGGTGGCCTGGGGCGGCGATTCCATCAAGACGAATTATCACGCCGCCGCGCCGGATCAGCGCTGGGCGTATGACCTGGTAGTGGAGCCGTATTTCTCAGGCAGTGCCAATCTGGAAGATTACGGTTGTTACGGTGTTCCAGTCGTTGCCCCCATCGACGGGCTGGTCATCTCCGCCCACGACGGCGAACCTGATGAGGTGCCCGGCATTCTCTCGAATAATTTCACCGCGCCAACCGGTAATCACGTAATGATCCGCATTGAGGAGACAGGGACCTATCTGGTCATCGCCCACCTGAAGAATGGAAGCGTCGCCGTGCGAACGGGCGATACGGTGGAAGAAGGACAGACGATCGGCGAATGCGGAAATTCAGGCAATACCAGCGAACCGCACATTCACATCCATCATCAACGCCAGGACCCGACAGAGTTTCCATTAAACTTTGCTGAGGGCTTGCCGCTTTATTTCAGAGACCACGACGGTCCCCCGATGCCTGTCGGCGGTTTTCGCATCGAAGAGGAGACGATCATCATCGCAGAGGGTGATATCGTCCAGCACAAAGGGAGGTAA
- a CDS encoding CPBP family glutamic-type intramembrane protease, whose protein sequence is MDRKQLTVFLVLLIVYALCAFATYAFFVDQLADSMGIPMPDMGVPNWVVGLANAGIVLVAYGLLGLAGYWFARKLDLPGIFSADGNWRRWFAIPLLLGLVCGVFLVLGDLLFAPINDFGRFPHPEFPVSIIASLSAGIGEEILFRGFVFGLWGLLLNWLLQRLNRRSLVLWVANVIAALAFGAGHLGSLFFLTGASSFAELNPVLLAEVFLLNGLIGLVAGERYMKDGLVAAAGVHFWTDVVFHVMWGLF, encoded by the coding sequence ATGGATCGCAAACAACTGACCGTCTTCCTCGTCCTCCTCATCGTTTACGCGCTTTGCGCCTTTGCCACCTACGCCTTCTTCGTCGATCAACTCGCGGACAGCATGGGCATTCCCATGCCAGACATGGGCGTGCCGAACTGGGTGGTCGGGCTTGCCAACGCGGGCATCGTGCTGGTCGCATACGGGTTGCTCGGTCTGGCGGGTTATTGGTTCGCGCGCAAACTTGACCTGCCCGGCATCTTCAGCGCAGACGGGAACTGGCGTCGCTGGTTCGCCATCCCGCTCCTGCTCGGTCTGGTCTGCGGTGTATTCCTCGTCCTCGGCGATTTGCTCTTCGCGCCCATCAATGACTTCGGCAGGTTCCCGCATCCAGAATTCCCTGTCTCGATCATCGCCTCCCTCAGCGCGGGCATCGGCGAGGAGATTCTCTTCCGTGGATTTGTCTTCGGCTTGTGGGGACTCCTGCTTAACTGGCTTCTCCAACGCCTCAACCGACGTTCGCTCGTTTTGTGGGTCGCCAACGTCATCGCCGCGCTGGCGTTTGGCGCCGGGCACCTCGGCTCGCTCTTCTTCCTGACAGGCGCTTCCTCCTTCGCCGAACTGAATCCCGTACTACTGGCAGAAGTCTTCCTCCTGAATGGACTCATCGGACTCGTCGCTGGCGAACGCTACATGAAAGACGGTTTAGTCGCCGCGGCAGGCGTCCACTTTTGGACGGATGTTGTTTTCCATGTGATGTGGGGATTGTTCTAA